The nucleotide window CCTCCACAAGTGGCAAGAACAATGCTTAGATTGCTTTTCTTTCAGCAGGATATCCAAATACAATCTAAAAATTGATTAAAAACTTATAGCGCTTTTACTTTATTTACTACGTTTTCAACAGTGAAGCCGAATTTCTCGATAACTAAATCGCCAGGTGCTGATGCGCCAAATGTGTCGATACCCAGTACATCACCTTCTAAGCCAACATATTTATACCAGCTTTGTGTTGCACCCATTTCGATTGCTAAACGCTTCGTAACAGTTTTTGGTAATACAGATTCTTTATAGTCTGCATCTTGTTGGTCAAATGCAAATGTTGATGGCATTGACACGACTGATACGTCGACACCTTCAGCAAGTAATGTTTTTTGTGCATCTACTGCTAGAGAAACTTCCGAACCTGCAGCAATTAAAATTGCATCAGGTGTTGCCTTTGTTGCAGGTGATACAACATAGCCACCACGTGCTACACCTTCAGCAGCTAATTGTGCTGTTGTGTCTAACACGGGTAAGTTTTGACGTGACAATACTAAAGCCGTTGGTGTGTTTGGCGATAAAATCGCTTGCTTCCAAGCTTCTGCTGATTCATTTGCATCTGCTGGACGAATCACATTTAAGTTTGGCATTGCACGTAATGAAGCTAAGTGCTCCACTGGTTCATGTGTTGGGCCATCTTCCCCAACAGCAATTGAGTCATGTGTAAATACATATGTTACTGGTAAGCCCATTAATGCTGATAAGCGTACTGCTGGACGAACATAGTCAGAGAACACGAAGAATGTTGCACCAAATACGTTTAAGCCGCCATGTAATGCCATACCATTTAACGCTGCTCCCATTGCAAACTCACGCACACCGAACCAAATATTGCGACCTGCATAGTTTTCTACTGAGAAATCGCCTGCACCTTTGATTGTTGTTTTATTTGAGCTTGCTAAGTCTGCACTACCGCCGAATAATGATGGTAGTTTTTTCGCTAAAGCGTTAATGACATCACCAGAAGATGAGCGGGTAGCTACTGATTTTCCTGCTTCATACACAGGTACTTCAGCTGCGAAATCTGCTGGTAAGTCACCTTCCATTGCATTTTCAAATTCAGCAGCTAGCTCTGGGTATTTAGCTCGGTAAGCTTCAAATTGTTCATTCCAAGCTTGTTCTGCTGCAACACCTTGACGCTCTGCCGCCGCTTTAAATGTTTCATACACTTCTTGTGGCACGTTAAATGGCTCATGATCCCAACCATAATGTGCTTTTGTTAAAGTTGCTTCATCTGCGCCAAGTGGTGCACCGTGTGAATCTGATTTACCTGATTTATTTGGTGAACCATAGCCAATTACTGTTTTTACTTCAATTAAAGTTGGCTTGCCCTTTAATTGCTTAGCTTCTTCAATTTTAGCGTTTAGCTCTGAAATATCATTTCCATCGTCTACACGCAAATAGTTCCATCCGTATGATTCAAAGCGCTTTTGGACATTCTCTGAAAACGACATGCCTAATTCGCCATCTAATGAAATATCATTGCTATCATAAAGTACGATTAATTTTTCTAATTGTAAGTGACCTGCTAATGAAATCGCCTCAGCAGCTACACCTTCCATTAAATCCCCATCACCACATAAAGCGTATGTGTAATGATCTACGATTTTATGCTCATCTTTATTGTATTTAGCCGCAAGGTGTGCTTCAGCCATTGCCATACCGACAGTCATTGCAATCCCTTGTCCAAGTGGTCCAGTTGTTGCTTCAACACCAGCAGTATGACCATACTCTGGGTGACCAGGTGTTAATGAGCCCCATTGACGGAAGTTTTTAATTTCTTCCATCGGTAAGTCATAGCCACCTAAATGTAATAAGCTATAAAGTAACATAGAGCCATGACCAGCAGATAATACAAAACGGTCACGGTTATACCAATTTGGATTTTGTGGATTATGGCGTAAATGCTTTGTCCATAGTGTATAAGCCATTGGAGCTGCCCCCATCGGTAAACCAGGGTGGCCAGAATTTGCTTTTTCAATTGCATCAATTGATAATGTACGGATTGCATTAATTGCAAGTTGATCCGGAGTTTGAGTCATTTTTGACATCCTTTCTCGTGCTAAATAGTCTACTTTTATAGTGTAGTCAAGAACGTTAAAGAAAACAATGGTTAGTAGCTGTTTTCTTTGAAATTCATCATACTAAATGTGTTATTTTGTATAAAATTAATTTGGAAAATCTCTCTGCTTTTTAATATTTTTTATTTTATCTGGTGTAACATCATTGCCTTCTGGATCAACAATTTTTACATGCTCGATCGTATCACGCATCGTTGCACGGAATGTGTCTAAATATTCTTTACGAAGTGCTGTACGCTCCTTGGCTTCCGCCTCTGTCAGCGTACCTTCCTTCGCTTTTTTTGCGAGTGCATTAATTCGAGTTAATTTTTGTTTTGATAACATATTTTTCTCACCTTTCTAAAACTCCATACTACAAAGGTATGAGAAAAAAACGTAAAGCGCAAGTGATTTACCTTGCGCTTTACGTTTTGAACAAACTACTCACATATCATGTTCTTCTTGATATTCCTTAAAGCGACGATGAACTGTTGCTTTACTCACATCGAAGCCTAACCCTCTCAATGTTGTAGCAATTTCTTCGAACGTGAAGCCTTTTGTACGCAACTTTATAACTTCCTCAATCGGTATATCAATTCGTTCGCGTCCTTCGATATTGCCTCTATTCTTTAAATTATTTTCTGGACGATAGCCGTTATTGACTGCACGGCGCATGCCACGTCGAATTTTAGCATTATGTAGCTTACGTTGATATTCCTCTACTATTGCTAAAATTTCTAGCAGCATTGTATCCATTTCATTTAATGAGATAGGTCCAGCATCATTTAAGGTTAGAACAGACACACCCTGCTTTTGTAAAAGATGCAATACAGCTACACGAGCATTGCCACGCCCTAATCGTGTTTCATCTTGTATAAACAATGCTTTAATATCGTTTACTTTCATGTAATCTAGCATGTCTAATAATCCTTCACGCTCCACATCAAAGCCACTCTGCTGATCCTCAAATATTGCTACTATATTGTAATTTAATTTGTTGGCATATGTTTTTAACTCTTCTTTTTGCCTTGCAAGAGATGTATGCTGTGTTGATTTCTCAGTGCTAACTCTTGCATATATAACTGCCGCTTGTCTAACCATTAGTTTTTATTCGCCACTTCACGCGAATGGCTATCCTCACTTAATTGATTTGCATTTGCAATGATCGAACGCTTTTCTATTGGAACTAGTAACTGCTGTCCACTTACTATTTTTTCATCCGTAAGATAATTTGTTTTTTTCACAAAGCCAATCCATTGCTCTGTTGACATTTTGCCTCGATATTGTTCGGCCAAAGACCATAGCGTATCTCCATGAGCAATAACAATTTCCTCATATTGTTCAATTTCTTCATCTGTAATTACTAGTATTGAAATGACAAACAGCGTAAATGCAACAAAAATTGCAATATAATTATTTTTTTTCAACCAATTCATATTTAACTCCTCCTAAATAAACAGAATATCCGTTCGGAATATATGTTCTTATAATAAAACGAACAAACGTTTCTTGTCAATATTTTTTTCGAACTAACGTTTGCTTTCTGTTTTCTCTTTTGTTATACTAAAAACAAGAAAATTTGTTCTACCAATTATGTGTTATTTAAGGCTTTATTTTAGTTCAGTAGGCTTTCTACATATGCTGAGCAAGACTAACTATAGTTCCCTCTCTTTATATTTAGAGAGGCAGGATATTTTACTAAAAATTAAAAGAGGTGAGTGAGTTGACAAAAGTATCAAAACGCCAAGAAGCAATTTTAGCTTTTATTAAAGAAGAGGTTAAGTCAAAAGGTTATCCACCGTCAGTTCGTGAAATCGGAGAAGCAGTCGGTTTAGCATCGAGTTCTACTGTGCATGGACATTTAGCTCGCTTAGAAAGCAAGGGACTTATTCGACGTGATCCAACAAAGCCACGTGCAATTGAAATTTTGGATACTAGCGATAATGATATTGAACAACAAGGTGTTATCCATGTCCCGTTAATCGGTAAAGTAACAGCTGGACTTCCTATTTCTGCCATCGAAAATATCGAGGAATATTTCCCGTTACCTAACTCCTATGGCTCTGCTGAAGATCAACTGTTTATGCTTGAAATTATGGGTGAATCAATGATTGAAGCAGGTATACTAGATGGAGATTATGTGATCGTAAAACAAACATCGACAGCCAATAATGGTGATATCGTAGTAGCAATGACAGAAGATAATGAAGCAACGGTTAAACGCTTTTATAAAGAAAAAACGCATTTCCGTTTACAGCCTGAAAACTCTTCAATGGACCCAATTTTAGTGAATCAAGTAACGATTTTAGGTCATGTTGTTGGACTATATCGTAAAATCCAATAAATGAAAAGCGGAGCTACCCATCTTTGGGCAGCTCCGCTTTTTAGCTAGCATAGCTTTCGAATCATTACATTGTGGAAATAAAGAAGAATATTTGAGGTTAAATGAATATGAAGAAAAATCACTAAAAAGCTTGCTAGTGAGGAATTAATGCTATTTTATATAACAAATAAAAAATGTGCATGTTCAACAATGATTGATAATTTCTCAAAAATAGCCCATTTCAATAATTAATAGCATGATTTTCGTGGATTTTTAAATAAAATTGGCGATTTCCTATGAAATTTATCTTCTATTAGTGGATGCTGTACTTCAGCAAATATTTTAACAAAACAGCAAAAGTGTCCGAAAAGGAGGTTTAATATACCTCTTTTCAGACACCCATATACCTTTTTATTATTTACATGCTTCAATAAATGCTTTAAAAAGTTTAATAGAATGCTCATCACCAGATGGTGCCATTGCCTCTGGATGCCATTGTACCCCAATACAAAATGGATGTCCTTCATGCTCAACCGCTTCGTTGATGCCATCTGCTGCAACACCTGCAATGACTAATCCTTCTCCTAGCTGATCAATTGCTTGATGATGGAAGGAATTTGTGCGGACTTGCTCCACATCAAAAATAGCATGAAGCTTTTCTCCATTAATTTTAACTGTATGTGTTGCCTCATCTCTTAAAGAAGCTTGCACATGTGCAATTGATTGCTCCGATTGTGATGGAATATCTTGAATTAACGTACCGCCAAATGCTACATTCAATACTTGATGACCGCGACATATTGCCAATATCGGCATATTGCGCTGAAAGGCATTTTGTACAATGGCTAAATCACTGTTATCTCGTTTTGTATGAAACATACCTAGCTTTTGATGCGGCTCTTGCCCATATAATTGCGGGTTGACATCATGTCCCCCAATTAATAGTAGACCGTCTACTTTATTTAATACTTGCTCCACGTCATATGCATCGAGATGTGGAATGCATAAAGGAATTCCTCCAGCTAGCTCTACAGACTGTATGTATGTTTCATTTATTTCTAGTTTTTTATCCCCTGTATGCATCGTTACCCCGATTATTGGCTTCATTATTACATTCTCCTCACTTGTAAGTTATTACTATTATCATATGCTAGTTATTTGCAGTGAGCAACGTAATTTTTAGATAATTCAAAAACCTATTTTTAAAGCAATTGCATATACCATGCCATTATTTGCTTGCCATAAAAATAAATGATAATGCTTGCCAATGCAATAGATGGGCCAAATGGAATTGGTGTTTTGCGATCTTTTTTATATAAATTTAACTGGATAATAGCTAATAGCATCCCAATCATCGCTGCTAAAAAAAGTGTAAGCAATGTACTCACTGTACCAAGCACAAGACCAATTAAGAAAAATAGCTTAATATCGCCTCCTCCTATACCACCCTTCGATACAGCTGCAATAAGCAATAATAGACCAAAGCCCATCACTGCGCCAAGTAAGCTATCCCACCATAAAGTAAGGGGCGATAATATACGTCCTAAAATAAGTAAAGGTAAAAAGAATAACAAAATTTTATTCGGTATTAGCATATAGGCAATATCGGAAACTGTAATAATCATTAAAAGTGAAATGAAGAGCAAGGCAACAAATAGCTCTGTTGAAAAACCTAGTTGGTAATAAGAAAATGCGAAGAGGATGCCTGTGAAGAACTCAATTATCATATAAATTGGGGAAATACGAATTTTGCATATGCGACATTTCCCACGCAATAAAATATACGAAAATATTGGGACTAGCTCAATGATTGTTAAAGTATGCTGACAGTTTGAACAGGAAGCTCGAGGGAAAATAATAGATTTGTTTTTGGGGATACGTAAGCCAACAACATTATAAAAAGAACCGAGTATCAGTCCTAATAACAAAAAGAAAAACAGATACATAATTGTCATTTTGTACTCACCTACATCATTAAAATAGTCGTTTTACTTTTTTATCATACCATATAAAGGAATAAAAGCTGTAGGGAAATATAGAAATTCTACATTCCCTACAGCTTCTTACTTCCTCCCTAATCTCCCCGACAACAACATTCCTGCTGTACCGATGATCATAAAGAGAATTGCCCGAATTAACAGGTTTAATGTGGCTAAATCAAAGAAAATAAGCTTAAATATTGCGATTAATAATAAAATAAAGCCTGTTGCTGTAACCTTTTTCCATTGTCGCCTTCTTCCTAACAATATTGTTAGGCTTGCTGCTGCAAAGAGAATCAATGTTTTCATCATAATTGCAATACCCCATGTAAATAGGTCAATCGCGTATAAATAGGATGCAAGATTAATGAAATGCAATAGTGTTAGAATAATACCTACATTTATATAGATTTCAATATATTTTTCAATGAACCTTTTCCACTTTTGATAAATACGTCCTTCTTTATATATGTCAGCAAGCAGTGCAATGAGCGTTAAAATGAAAATGCTACGCGTTACAAGCTGCAATACGCTATGCGTATTATCCATAGTGCCTGATGTAAGTAATGCCAAGCTTTGCGTAAAGTAGCAAACAATGAGTAATGCTGGTGCAAAAATGCCGAGCCAACGGTTATCCATAATTAAAACAACAAGCAGGGCAATAGCGGTTAAGCTAAAGACAATATACGGAATATGGGATGTTGTTGAAATATAAGCAAAATCAAGCTTTGCCATATACAGAATAACGAAGAAAATAATACTTGCTGCAATGACATCCATTGCATAGTACTTAGCTAACCCCCGTTCAAAGCGCATCAGCTCTTCCTTTGGTCTTTTCGCATAAATATAAGCAAGGGCTAGACCTACAATAAGGACAATTATCGCTATATTTTCTACATACCAAAATGGTCGTACATCTGTCGTTGCATATAAAGCAAATGCCATCATAAATAAAATAGTTGAATACGTAATTTTCATTAGCGATGCTCGCAAGCGTATTGCTAACATCATACCTGCAAGAGCTGATAAAACATAGGCGAGTCGATCATAGTCTTGTGCAAAATCAAACGTCATCACCATATTAAATGTTAATAGTAATGCAATTGTCGCCGCAATATCGAAAACATGACGCTCGCTCTTTTTATGTGCGATAAAGGCCATGATTACATAAAGTACAAATATAATAAATAAATAACCTATTTGATATGGCTCATTTAAAATAAAAATATTAAAAAGCAATAGCACAAAACTGCTAACGCTAAACAATGCACCTTCTTGTATAACCTTCCATCTTTCGCTACGTATAAATAGCTGCCACCAGCTATTCAAAAATAGCGCTAACAGAATGATGATACTACATGCAAAGTACAGTGTTTGATTGTATTGTGTAAACCAAATAATTTGTATTGCCAATAGTGAAAAAATCATAGCAATATAAAGGGCAATTTGTTGCTGATGCTGTAAAATAACGAGCTGAATGGCTCCAAAAATCAGTATAATATAAATTAAAATAAATACTTTTTCAAAATCCATATATTCTAGCAAATAAGGTAAAAGTAAAGATGTAAATACAACAAAGGTTGTTAATGCCTGACTCCCCTTTAAATAACTAATGGCAACCCCATATGCGATATATAGTAGTGCAATAGCAAGTGCCACCGTTAATGCGAATATTTCATATAAAATTGCCCCTGCTGCAGTCGCCAATATACCAATAATAAAGGAACCACCGTATAAAGAGATGACCATTGCTGTCACTTCTTCTTTTTTCTTCTCAAGGCGCCATGCATAAATGCCGATAGCGATTGATACGATGTAAGCCATCATAACTTTCACTGTATCTGATAAGAAGCCGAATTCGCTTGCTAGCTTTAGCCCCCATAAAATACCTAGCACTAAAATAACCATAAACAGCTTCGGTAAAATAGTTGTTATACGCTCCTCAAAGGATTTTGTCGGCTTCGCTACTATCTCAGGTGCCTTCGTTTCACTTATAGCTTTTTCGACAGGCTGCTTTATGACAGCTTGTGTCTTTGTAAAGATAACAGGTTTTTCTTCTGTTTTAGGTGCTACATACGGTTTTTCGTGACCATGCTTAAGCTTTGCTACCTCTGCCTGTAGCTGTGCAACCTCTTGCTCTAGCCGTTCGACTCTTTCCTGCCATTCTCTTTCCATTCATCCCACCTACCTTTTATACATTTTATCACATGCTTATAGAAGCTATGACGAACTTTCTGTCGAATCGCGTGAAAATTAAGAATAAAGTAGGGGATTAAGTGTAAGCTGTAGGAAAATGTATACGGTACAAAAAAGATTGCCAAAAAAGCAGACTAACCTACTTTTTGACAATCAATGACTGTTTTATTTTATAAGCTGTTCTTGGAAGTAGGCTTCGATTTCCTTCCAATTGTTCATTCGAATGAAGCCTTCTGTTGTTTGGTTATATGGCATGGAATATAAAATACCAGTACCTTTAAATGCTTCTAGCTGATATGGGCTATCATCAATTAAATAGTCTGTGTGAATAACTGATTTCGTGCCACAAAATACGATATTTTGTTTATTAATAAATGGGAAATAACGCTCTAACCAATCGTATTTCGCATTGAATGAGCCTGGAACTTCCATTGCAGCTGTTGCAATAAAAATATCATAATGCTCCTGCAAATTTTTCACCACTTCAATCGCATCTTGGTCCAATAATTCTAAGTCTCCAAAAAAATCTGCCTCATTCATAAAGCCATACAACTTTTTCATCTGTTCATCTGGCAAGTTACGTCGAGTCCCACCTATAAATTCTTCATCTGTATAACTTGTCCCAAATCGTTCATTGCATGTTGCACAAAGCTTTTTATAAAAATTAGCTAATACTTGGTCCATATCAATTGCAATACTTTTTCTCATTATATAGCCTCCTCTTTCATTCCTTTTCTAAGTGTAATCAACTTGTAAACGAGAAACAAGCATGCGTAATTAACTTAACAAATTTTACAAATTTAACACCTTACATGTTTGCGTTTAAAGCCAATTCGTCCCTTTTCCACTTCTTTTTCAATGCTTTCTAACGCATTTAAGAAGCTGCTTTTTTTACCAGCCTTCTTCATTTCAACAACACCGATTTCCTTCGCAGTAGTCAATGCCTGTTCGTGTAATGGCTTATACGACACCCCTACCGTTGTTACAAAATTGTTCATCGCTGATTTTGCTCGCTCTGGCGCAGTATGAATTGTCTCTTTTACAACATCCAGCATATTAGCAAGCTTGCTTTGTGAAAATGTCTCATCCTTGCGATTGCCAAGCAGCCAGCAATAACAGCTATAGCCTGCTGACATCTTCAATTCTTCACCACTAGCAATCCATTTATCAGCTACTTGCTCTGCAATATTTGCCTCTGCTAGCGTTACCGCTACAACATAGTCTGATAGCATATAAAAATATGCCTGCTCAATCCAACGATCATAATCTGCCTCTGTCATTGTATTTGGCTCTGCAATAACCCCTGCAAAATACATCGCATCATAATTGCCTGTTGCATATAGCTGCTCTGCAAGCGCTTGATTCGTTTTAATCATTTTTCTCATCGGCTTCATCGC belongs to Lysinibacillus louembei and includes:
- the tkt gene encoding transketolase, whose product is MTQTPDQLAINAIRTLSIDAIEKANSGHPGLPMGAAPMAYTLWTKHLRHNPQNPNWYNRDRFVLSAGHGSMLLYSLLHLGGYDLPMEEIKNFRQWGSLTPGHPEYGHTAGVEATTGPLGQGIAMTVGMAMAEAHLAAKYNKDEHKIVDHYTYALCGDGDLMEGVAAEAISLAGHLQLEKLIVLYDSNDISLDGELGMSFSENVQKRFESYGWNYLRVDDGNDISELNAKIEEAKQLKGKPTLIEVKTVIGYGSPNKSGKSDSHGAPLGADEATLTKAHYGWDHEPFNVPQEVYETFKAAAERQGVAAEQAWNEQFEAYRAKYPELAAEFENAMEGDLPADFAAEVPVYEAGKSVATRSSSGDVINALAKKLPSLFGGSADLASSNKTTIKGAGDFSVENYAGRNIWFGVREFAMGAALNGMALHGGLNVFGATFFVFSDYVRPAVRLSALMGLPVTYVFTHDSIAVGEDGPTHEPVEHLASLRAMPNLNVIRPADANESAEAWKQAILSPNTPTALVLSRQNLPVLDTTAQLAAEGVARGGYVVSPATKATPDAILIAAGSEVSLAVDAQKTLLAEGVDVSVVSMPSTFAFDQQDADYKESVLPKTVTKRLAIEMGATQSWYKYVGLEGDVLGIDTFGASAPGDLVIEKFGFTVENVVNKVKAL
- a CDS encoding DUF896 domain-containing protein, whose amino-acid sequence is MLSKQKLTRINALAKKAKEGTLTEAEAKERTALRKEYLDTFRATMRDTIEHVKIVDPEGNDVTPDKIKNIKKQRDFPN
- a CDS encoding YneB family resolvase-like protein, which codes for MVRQAAVIYARVSTEKSTQHTSLARQKEELKTYANKLNYNIVAIFEDQQSGFDVEREGLLDMLDYMKVNDIKALFIQDETRLGRGNARVAVLHLLQKQGVSVLTLNDAGPISLNEMDTMLLEILAIVEEYQRKLHNAKIRRGMRRAVNNGYRPENNLKNRGNIEGRERIDIPIEEVIKLRTKGFTFEEIATTLRGLGFDVSKATVHRRFKEYQEEHDM
- the yneA gene encoding cell division suppressor protein YneA, translating into MNWLKKNNYIAIFVAFTLFVISILVITDEEIEQYEEIVIAHGDTLWSLAEQYRGKMSTEQWIGFVKKTNYLTDEKIVSGQQLLVPIEKRSIIANANQLSEDSHSREVANKN
- the lexA gene encoding transcriptional repressor LexA; its protein translation is MTKVSKRQEAILAFIKEEVKSKGYPPSVREIGEAVGLASSSTVHGHLARLESKGLIRRDPTKPRAIEILDTSDNDIEQQGVIHVPLIGKVTAGLPISAIENIEEYFPLPNSYGSAEDQLFMLEIMGESMIEAGILDGDYVIVKQTSTANNGDIVVAMTEDNEATVKRFYKEKTHFRLQPENSSMDPILVNQVTILGHVVGLYRKIQ
- a CDS encoding gamma-glutamyl-gamma-aminobutyrate hydrolase family protein, with translation MKPIIGVTMHTGDKKLEINETYIQSVELAGGIPLCIPHLDAYDVEQVLNKVDGLLLIGGHDVNPQLYGQEPHQKLGMFHTKRDNSDLAIVQNAFQRNMPILAICRGHQVLNVAFGGTLIQDIPSQSEQSIAHVQASLRDEATHTVKINGEKLHAIFDVEQVRTNSFHHQAIDQLGEGLVIAGVAADGINEAVEHEGHPFCIGVQWHPEAMAPSGDEHSIKLFKAFIEACK
- a CDS encoding prepilin peptidase; this encodes MTIMYLFFFLLLGLILGSFYNVVGLRIPKNKSIIFPRASCSNCQHTLTIIELVPIFSYILLRGKCRICKIRISPIYMIIEFFTGILFAFSYYQLGFSTELFVALLFISLLMIITVSDIAYMLIPNKILLFFLPLLILGRILSPLTLWWDSLLGAVMGFGLLLLIAAVSKGGIGGGDIKLFFLIGLVLGTVSTLLTLFLAAMIGMLLAIIQLNLYKKDRKTPIPFGPSIALASIIIYFYGKQIMAWYMQLL
- a CDS encoding DUF2339 domain-containing protein produces the protein MEREWQERVERLEQEVAQLQAEVAKLKHGHEKPYVAPKTEEKPVIFTKTQAVIKQPVEKAISETKAPEIVAKPTKSFEERITTILPKLFMVILVLGILWGLKLASEFGFLSDTVKVMMAYIVSIAIGIYAWRLEKKKEEVTAMVISLYGGSFIIGILATAAGAILYEIFALTVALAIALLYIAYGVAISYLKGSQALTTFVVFTSLLLPYLLEYMDFEKVFILIYIILIFGAIQLVILQHQQQIALYIAMIFSLLAIQIIWFTQYNQTLYFACSIIILLALFLNSWWQLFIRSERWKVIQEGALFSVSSFVLLLFNIFILNEPYQIGYLFIIFVLYVIMAFIAHKKSERHVFDIAATIALLLTFNMVMTFDFAQDYDRLAYVLSALAGMMLAIRLRASLMKITYSTILFMMAFALYATTDVRPFWYVENIAIIVLIVGLALAYIYAKRPKEELMRFERGLAKYYAMDVIAASIIFFVILYMAKLDFAYISTTSHIPYIVFSLTAIALLVVLIMDNRWLGIFAPALLIVCYFTQSLALLTSGTMDNTHSVLQLVTRSIFILTLIALLADIYKEGRIYQKWKRFIEKYIEIYINVGIILTLLHFINLASYLYAIDLFTWGIAIMMKTLILFAAASLTILLGRRRQWKKVTATGFILLLIAIFKLIFFDLATLNLLIRAILFMIIGTAGMLLSGRLGRK
- a CDS encoding 5' nucleotidase, NT5C type yields the protein MRKSIAIDMDQVLANFYKKLCATCNERFGTSYTDEEFIGGTRRNLPDEQMKKLYGFMNEADFFGDLELLDQDAIEVVKNLQEHYDIFIATAAMEVPGSFNAKYDWLERYFPFINKQNIVFCGTKSVIHTDYLIDDSPYQLEAFKGTGILYSMPYNQTTEGFIRMNNWKEIEAYFQEQLIK
- a CDS encoding DNA alkylation repair protein, which produces MDFQTVMQELEALGKERMKKTYCSNGAKEPVFGVATGAMKPMRKMIKTNQALAEQLYATGNYDAMYFAGVIAEPNTMTEADYDRWIEQAYFYMLSDYVVAVTLAEANIAEQVADKWIASGEELKMSAGYSCYCWLLGNRKDETFSQSKLANMLDVVKETIHTAPERAKSAMNNFVTTVGVSYKPLHEQALTTAKEIGVVEMKKAGKKSSFLNALESIEKEVEKGRIGFKRKHVRC